Proteins found in one Triticum aestivum cultivar Chinese Spring chromosome 4D, IWGSC CS RefSeq v2.1, whole genome shotgun sequence genomic segment:
- the LOC123095681 gene encoding BEL1-like homeodomain protein 3 isoform X2, whose product MVTKRLQESGSPKQARPVATDSANGPLMLLRLREHCCREHHPAASPAGPLALTLGAPAATADDVCRRCCCARDEDADAPALAPGVMPSVDSVLRGSRYLRPVQELLRDAVSAVVGGDDDDESAGGGSEDEAAGEQALREIRLRAAATRRRGIQARSDGGAGAVHAKLLGLLSELEGRQEHYFQELSRVASSFEPALGPAATAGYTSLMSRAMTRHFGNLRRAILRKLAAVITRPAPAPRATLWANDDSEEEEEDEDDDEYDPAQTEDVVSRLVRRTKQAAAARAAEQVCKPLRGLPEGSVAVLRAWLFNHFLDPYPSDSEKLRLAVSTGLTRRQISNWFINARVRLWKPMVEEMYADEFSDVSSRDDDAAPSQ is encoded by the exons ATGGTGACCAAGCGCCTCCAGGAAAGCGGCTCGCCGAAGCAAGCTCGTCCTGTCGCCACCGACAGCGCCAACGGCCCGCTGATGCTGCTCCGTCTGCGGGAGCACTGCTGCCGCGAGCACCACCCGGCTGCCTCGCCCGCTGGCCCGCTGGCGCTCACGCTCGGCGCCCCGGCGGCGACTGCCGACGACGTCTGCCGCCGGTGTTGCTGCGCGCGCGACGAGGACGCGGACGCGCCGGCTCTGGCGCCTGGGGTTATGCCGTCCGTGGACTCGGTGCTGCGTGGCTCCCGGTACCTGAGGCCCGTGCAGGAGCTGCTGCGCGACGcggtctccgccgtcgtcggcggggacgacgacgacgagagCGCTGGGGGAGGCAGCGAAGACGAGGCGGCCGGCGAACAGGCTCTCCGAGAGATCCGTCTGCGGGCGGCAGCGACGCGCCGCCGCGGGATCCAAGCCAGGAgcgacggcggcgccggcgcggTGCATGCCAAGCTCCTCGGCCTTCTCAGCGAG CTGGAGGGCCGGCAGGAGCACTACTTCCAGGAGCTGAGCCGCGTGGCCTCGTCCTTCGAGCCGGCGCTGGGGCCCGCCGCGACGGCCGGGTACACGTCGCTCATGTCGCGGGCCATGACGCGCCACTTCGGGAACCTGCGCCGCGCCATCCTCCGCAAGCTCGCCGCCGTCATCACaaggccggcgccggcgccgagggCGACGCTGTGGGCGAACGAtgacagcgaggaggaggaggaggacgaagacgacgacgagtaCGACCCCGCGCAGACGGAGGACGTGGTGAGCCGGCTGGTCCGGCGGACGAAgcaggccgcggcggcgcgggcggcggagcagGTGTGCAAGCCGCTGAGGGGCCTGCCGGAGGGGTCGGTGGCCGTGCTCCGGGCCTGGCTCTTCAACCATTTCCTAGATCC GTACCCCAGCGACAGCGAGAAGCTGAGGCTGGCCGTGAGCACGGGGTTAACCAGAAGACAGATATCCAACTGGTTCATCAACGCGCGGGTGCGGCTGTGGAAGCCCATGGTCGAGGAGATGTACGCCGACGAGTTCTCCGACGTCTCCTCCAGGGACGACGACGCGGCGCCCTCTCAATGA
- the LOC123095681 gene encoding BEL1-like homeodomain protein 3 isoform X1 encodes MVTKRLQESGSPKQARPVATDSANGPLMLLRLREHCCREHHPAASPAGPLALTLGAPAATADDVCRRCCCARDEDADAPALAPGVMPSVDSVLRGSRYLRPVQELLRDAVSAVVGGDDDDESAGGGSEDEAAGEQALREIRLRAAATRRRGIQARSDGGAGAVHAKLLGLLSELEGRQEHYFQELSRVASSFEPALGPAATAGYTSLMSRAMTRHFGNLRRAILRKLAAVITRPAPAPRATLWANDDSEEEEEDEDDDEYDPAQTEDVVSRLVRRTKQAAAARAAEQVCKPLRGLPEGSVAVLRAWLFNHFLDPRYPSDSEKLRLAVSTGLTRRQISNWFINARVRLWKPMVEEMYADEFSDVSSRDDDAAPSQ; translated from the exons ATGGTGACCAAGCGCCTCCAGGAAAGCGGCTCGCCGAAGCAAGCTCGTCCTGTCGCCACCGACAGCGCCAACGGCCCGCTGATGCTGCTCCGTCTGCGGGAGCACTGCTGCCGCGAGCACCACCCGGCTGCCTCGCCCGCTGGCCCGCTGGCGCTCACGCTCGGCGCCCCGGCGGCGACTGCCGACGACGTCTGCCGCCGGTGTTGCTGCGCGCGCGACGAGGACGCGGACGCGCCGGCTCTGGCGCCTGGGGTTATGCCGTCCGTGGACTCGGTGCTGCGTGGCTCCCGGTACCTGAGGCCCGTGCAGGAGCTGCTGCGCGACGcggtctccgccgtcgtcggcggggacgacgacgacgagagCGCTGGGGGAGGCAGCGAAGACGAGGCGGCCGGCGAACAGGCTCTCCGAGAGATCCGTCTGCGGGCGGCAGCGACGCGCCGCCGCGGGATCCAAGCCAGGAgcgacggcggcgccggcgcggTGCATGCCAAGCTCCTCGGCCTTCTCAGCGAG CTGGAGGGCCGGCAGGAGCACTACTTCCAGGAGCTGAGCCGCGTGGCCTCGTCCTTCGAGCCGGCGCTGGGGCCCGCCGCGACGGCCGGGTACACGTCGCTCATGTCGCGGGCCATGACGCGCCACTTCGGGAACCTGCGCCGCGCCATCCTCCGCAAGCTCGCCGCCGTCATCACaaggccggcgccggcgccgagggCGACGCTGTGGGCGAACGAtgacagcgaggaggaggaggaggacgaagacgacgacgagtaCGACCCCGCGCAGACGGAGGACGTGGTGAGCCGGCTGGTCCGGCGGACGAAgcaggccgcggcggcgcgggcggcggagcagGTGTGCAAGCCGCTGAGGGGCCTGCCGGAGGGGTCGGTGGCCGTGCTCCGGGCCTGGCTCTTCAACCATTTCCTAGATCC CAGGTACCCCAGCGACAGCGAGAAGCTGAGGCTGGCCGTGAGCACGGGGTTAACCAGAAGACAGATATCCAACTGGTTCATCAACGCGCGGGTGCGGCTGTGGAAGCCCATGGTCGAGGAGATGTACGCCGACGAGTTCTCCGACGTCTCCTCCAGGGACGACGACGCGGCGCCCTCTCAATGA